Proteins encoded within one genomic window of Methanobacterium formicicum:
- a CDS encoding isopeptide-forming domain-containing fimbrial protein → MGNKKNKVGISLIIILTIFLTCGIVSAAENVDGVTNNNSTIVNNNSTTLTSETSLSNYTNNSNTPDQSSNSSFSPTSSNIISGNVTTCTNGSPFPGVTLTLTSNNGSTLAQTTTDSTGHYELNFTSSEGTFYVTASYPGHMTLRKLITTELSSNPSDLNLYGWANFQLGPEPALSIDAPGEQFLNESFNFTLTFNNNGNETGFGPTVQLILPPEIEFNSANFLGAPVSVTFVGTFPLSGTLIDPLSGLTVTGNPGYSLYILEYPLGSFTTGQPSAVLEINALLRGNSTLGLPLNITAYPVFRFGANETGTTPIRGNETTTQVTPTVIKIIKNTVAPHEDETATGSNYPWDYTLTVDVANGQTVTDVNVKDLLPGNLQFVQVIDVDGGSPVQEPSTTTPGGLLWIHFNSITGVLGSDRTIIYQVYAPKFDNNSQYVLDPNTGAWVNATNNASVTGNYTNIDVSSADNYTLTLKPLAIQKSVDDESTDPIRPKPTDILRYTLNFQVSDYFSINNLVLYDILGDGQSFLNSLTYNPRLNLHIPGIDISNLFVNLTNPNQFYYYHNSTTGITYLVFNITQLLIDNGYSGIVEGGNYTGTNYEATTGNLTFWARINEYYEGVKPPTLHPIVSNDPINNAVIADAVLTHNNSQVEDSSGSQVIIVAPTPSKEIIKINGNDPTAPYVVKPGDTVTFSLLIDVPTSNLHDFNLIDYLPIPLLRATQFITGQAQDTSQTIPAAGQWRIGEDDTLTSLTGVVPTLIVDATQNTITFKYGNVYNATQPNATVHILFTITATGDPMADGLWLTNLLNINYENSPGETFSDNRIVSLKTGEPELSINKTATPTTGLQAGDVVTYTITINNTGNAPAYNVIVTDDLLTSNAGYIASISGITASYLNGATITGLNLMDLFTSTGLNFTSLYPIYKVNGTNSTIIITYNTTLNSTVYPRQIINNTVNITKFTSLTPPESPNYVGNPGVDQSNFSDSASVQVRDVILDKNYIKSLDNISSGSNLTIGETGLFQIAVTLPAGQIKDININDILPAGLSYVSYVLDLSNFSGILAPLTFNQINNNLQFLFTGLTNTTSYSTFYINLTVRMDNNSTSNPPHTTSRTRTNRVTMDWNNTGHSPLTDSAIVRLVEPQLTVNKSFNPNTVQGGQTTTVTIQVSNNNSNSRSTAYNVIITDSLDGASQIFDLSSVVEVFTPIGFTFSYNPLTHILTYTGGNITQGQSLNFTFNITALETPYIGPSYNNTANATYWSLPWVGGVPDPDSRNYTNSGWAVVRTGDPNITKTVEDSTIHGNSGNLTIGEIVTYKIKVTLPQGLKTNLTITDTLPAGFSYNLDEYLLNTTGFSGTLGTLSVFVNGQNVTFTFSGLTNSTTTNNTFYILLNATVLNSTTNTNGTIKTNNASLNWTENTKPPFTTSVNTTIVEPKLTVTKNVTPTTVDGGDLVTVNLTVTNNGTSPAYQIELRDVLDPVLFNSSTVTQVSIPSGFSFTVSGNTVLIKSILDTNITAGNALNFIFTVLVNANVPTGSIFQNQANISFSSMPAGYDNARNYTNKSNVVNINTVTPGISKTVINTSEPDSTTPNVMVGEVVTYQFVFTVPEGETFNVSLIDNLLSSLGYNTGTAFIKRSDANIIASGFDFGSSVDEFLTINPTSFSPLTFYLGNVTYLGGQGLKNGTITLIFNTTVLNIAGNQAGTKIPNNATLSFTNATGGNRNVTGVCPTTLNVIVPQISSTKTANQTILTNSDTATFNIQIRNNNITNGAPVYDLIIIDPLNGFTMDYLHMIITPSDPSIIFTNYSTANLINITVSKLNPGQYLNITYNATVKPEVVFNTTLNNTVNATGTTLPGPHGTNNATPGNPGTSTGERTGDPTQPAGPVNNINTTVTAPVTTRAPRVSKTVNGVETVNLTIGETATESININLPVGSTTELKIIDVMPNGLGINGGINGFTYTTTAGVTVNQFLVTYLGGNTYQISFGNVTITQEGNITINYTVQVQNVNENYNGQNLVNNATLYYNNQTGQGVNGGSDTATVHVVEPNLQITKTPSKTNLNVGEEFTYAINVTHTPSSTSDAYNITITDVIPSGLHYVTGSAVLPSGWILNVSGNTLIFTTSSLTLISHSATLLFNCTVDNNYLLAGGNITNTANLNYTSLPAGGRNYTTNNSTQIHVIGADLEVRKNGDAQVNAGEQVTYTITVTNKGPDTAVNAVLTDTILASWFNMLIHPQYSVNSGSWADILSNSFTISLGNLTPGNITTILIRATVNASAPAGILNNTANVTSNTTDPNPNNNNSTATTNVTQSSELTLIKSNNPTGTVIAGNNLIYTLTLTNSGPSVARDVILRDDTLSSWLTNTYYQYSLNGISWSGWTLFTGPLVLDVTNIIGGPMNVSQVFWVMINSTVNASTPNGTTLLNNATANSSTSSHNVTSNTVNNTVETMATLNVTKTAPETVIAGGSSPIIYTITVTNNGPSDALNVKVSDTLDPRLTSQEYSLDNVNWFSWNNPFEYTFNWINASQTVYLYLRGWVPSSALGLIKNTVFVSSNAT, encoded by the coding sequence ATGGGCAACAAAAAAAATAAGGTTGGAATATCTTTAATAATTATTTTGACAATCTTTTTAACATGTGGCATAGTTTCAGCTGCAGAAAACGTTGATGGGGTCACGAATAACAATTCAACTATTGTAAATAACAATTCAACTACTTTAACTTCGGAGACATCCCTCTCAAATTACACCAATAACTCAAATACTCCTGATCAATCTTCAAATTCTTCTTTTTCCCCTACTTCTTCTAATATAATCAGTGGGAATGTGACTACTTGTACCAATGGAAGCCCATTCCCGGGAGTCACCCTCACTTTAACTTCAAATAATGGTTCAACCCTTGCCCAAACCACTACAGACTCCACTGGACATTACGAACTCAACTTCACAAGTAGTGAAGGAACTTTCTATGTCACTGCCAGTTATCCTGGACACATGACCCTCCGAAAACTGATAACAACGGAACTCAGCTCCAACCCATCTGATCTGAATTTATATGGATGGGCAAACTTCCAGCTGGGCCCTGAACCCGCTTTATCCATTGATGCCCCTGGAGAACAATTTTTAAATGAAAGTTTCAACTTCACACTCACTTTCAACAACAATGGTAACGAAACTGGATTTGGCCCCACAGTCCAGTTGATCTTACCCCCGGAGATAGAATTCAACAGTGCCAACTTCCTCGGGGCACCGGTGAGCGTTACATTTGTAGGAACATTCCCCCTGAGTGGTACATTAATCGATCCACTATCTGGATTAACTGTGACTGGAAATCCGGGATACAGTCTTTACATACTTGAGTATCCTCTAGGTAGTTTCACCACGGGTCAACCAAGTGCAGTTCTGGAAATCAATGCATTACTACGGGGTAACTCCACTCTGGGATTACCTCTTAATATCACCGCCTATCCCGTGTTTCGGTTCGGTGCCAATGAAACAGGCACAACACCAATTCGAGGGAATGAAACTACAACTCAAGTAACTCCCACGGTAATTAAGATCATTAAGAACACAGTTGCTCCTCATGAAGATGAAACTGCCACTGGTTCCAACTATCCATGGGATTACACTCTCACAGTTGATGTGGCCAATGGCCAGACAGTCACTGATGTTAATGTTAAAGACTTACTTCCTGGAAACTTGCAGTTCGTGCAAGTGATTGATGTTGATGGTGGTAGTCCGGTACAGGAACCTTCTACCACAACACCTGGTGGTTTATTATGGATACACTTTAATAGTATTACTGGAGTATTGGGTTCTGATAGAACTATCATCTATCAAGTTTATGCTCCAAAATTTGATAACAACTCCCAGTACGTGCTGGATCCAAATACAGGGGCATGGGTTAATGCCACCAACAATGCCAGTGTCACTGGGAATTACACCAATATTGATGTTTCATCTGCTGATAATTACACTCTTACCCTGAAACCACTGGCCATACAGAAAAGTGTGGATGATGAGAGCACGGATCCAATCCGACCCAAACCCACTGACATCCTGAGGTATACACTCAACTTCCAGGTTTCTGATTATTTCTCCATAAACAACCTGGTACTTTATGATATATTGGGGGATGGTCAGAGTTTCCTGAACTCATTAACTTACAACCCCCGACTCAACTTACACATTCCAGGTATTGATATCAGTAATCTTTTTGTCAATTTAACCAACCCTAACCAGTTCTATTATTATCATAACTCCACCACTGGAATTACTTACCTGGTATTCAACATTACTCAGTTACTAATTGATAATGGATACAGTGGTATTGTTGAAGGAGGAAATTATACCGGAACAAATTACGAGGCAACCACTGGAAACCTGACTTTCTGGGCCCGTATCAATGAATATTATGAAGGAGTAAAACCCCCAACCCTACATCCAATAGTTTCCAATGATCCCATAAATAATGCAGTAATTGCTGATGCTGTTTTAACCCATAATAACAGTCAAGTGGAGGATAGCAGTGGAAGTCAGGTTATAATAGTAGCTCCCACACCATCAAAAGAAATAATCAAAATAAATGGAAATGATCCTACTGCTCCATATGTGGTAAAACCAGGAGACACTGTTACTTTCTCATTACTGATAGATGTTCCAACCAGTAACCTGCACGACTTTAATCTAATTGATTATTTACCCATACCTTTACTGAGAGCTACCCAGTTTATCACTGGCCAGGCACAGGACACCAGCCAGACCATACCTGCTGCTGGGCAGTGGAGAATAGGTGAAGATGATACATTAACCAGTTTAACCGGTGTGGTACCCACACTGATTGTGGATGCCACCCAGAATACTATAACCTTCAAATATGGTAATGTTTACAATGCCACCCAGCCCAATGCCACAGTCCATATACTGTTCACCATCACTGCCACCGGCGATCCCATGGCCGATGGCCTCTGGCTCACCAACCTCCTGAACATCAACTATGAAAACAGTCCAGGGGAAACATTCTCAGATAATCGTATAGTGTCCTTGAAAACTGGAGAACCAGAACTTAGTATAAACAAGACTGCAACACCCACTACAGGATTACAGGCAGGTGATGTGGTCACCTACACCATAACCATTAATAATACAGGTAATGCTCCTGCTTACAATGTTATAGTCACTGATGATCTTCTCACATCCAATGCAGGATACATAGCATCAATCAGTGGTATCACTGCCAGTTACTTGAATGGTGCGACTATCACGGGTTTAAACCTTATGGACCTTTTCACCAGCACGGGTTTAAATTTCACTTCATTATACCCTATCTACAAAGTAAACGGAACCAACAGCACCATAATAATAACCTACAATACCACCCTTAACAGCACAGTTTACCCTAGACAGATCATCAACAACACAGTCAACATCACCAAATTTACATCGTTAACCCCACCTGAAAGTCCCAATTATGTGGGAAATCCTGGAGTTGATCAATCCAATTTCTCAGACAGTGCATCAGTACAGGTTCGAGATGTAATTTTAGATAAGAATTACATAAAATCTCTTGATAATATAAGTTCTGGATCTAATTTAACCATAGGAGAAACAGGATTATTCCAAATTGCAGTTACTCTGCCTGCGGGGCAGATAAAAGATATTAATATAAATGATATTTTACCTGCGGGACTTAGTTATGTCTCTTATGTGCTGGATCTGAGTAACTTCAGTGGAATACTGGCACCATTAACCTTTAACCAGATAAACAACAACCTTCAATTCCTGTTCACTGGACTCACCAACACCACCAGCTACAGCACATTTTATATCAACCTTACCGTACGCATGGATAATAACTCCACATCCAACCCACCTCACACCACATCTAGAACCAGAACCAACAGAGTCACCATGGACTGGAATAACACTGGTCACTCACCCCTAACTGACAGTGCAATTGTTCGCCTGGTTGAACCACAACTAACTGTAAACAAATCATTCAATCCCAACACGGTGCAGGGAGGTCAGACCACCACTGTAACAATACAGGTAAGTAACAACAACTCAAATTCAAGATCAACAGCTTATAATGTTATCATAACTGATTCACTGGATGGAGCAAGTCAAATATTCGATTTAAGTAGTGTAGTTGAAGTTTTCACACCAATTGGATTTACATTTAGTTACAATCCCCTAACTCATATTTTAACTTACACTGGAGGAAACATAACTCAGGGTCAGTCATTAAACTTCACCTTCAACATAACTGCCCTGGAAACACCTTACATTGGACCTAGCTACAACAACACAGCCAATGCCACTTACTGGTCCCTGCCATGGGTGGGTGGTGTTCCTGATCCAGACAGCCGAAACTACACCAACTCTGGATGGGCAGTGGTCAGAACTGGTGATCCCAATATAACCAAAACTGTGGAAGACTCCACCATACACGGAAACAGCGGAAACCTCACTATAGGAGAAATAGTAACCTATAAAATAAAGGTCACACTACCTCAAGGTCTTAAAACCAACCTCACCATAACCGATACATTACCAGCAGGTTTTAGCTACAACCTCGATGAGTACCTACTGAATACCACAGGCTTTAGTGGTACTTTAGGAACATTATCTGTTTTTGTTAATGGTCAGAATGTAACATTCACTTTTAGCGGACTCACCAACAGCACAACCACCAACAACACATTCTACATACTCCTGAATGCCACAGTACTCAACAGTACCACCAACACCAATGGAACCATAAAAACCAACAATGCATCCCTTAACTGGACAGAAAACACCAAACCTCCATTCACAACATCAGTGAACACTACCATTGTAGAACCTAAATTGACAGTTACTAAAAATGTAACACCCACTACAGTGGACGGAGGAGACCTGGTAACTGTTAACTTAACAGTCACCAATAACGGTACTTCACCAGCTTATCAAATAGAATTACGTGATGTTTTAGATCCAGTACTCTTCAACTCATCCACTGTCACGCAAGTATCAATACCTTCTGGCTTCAGTTTCACAGTATCCGGAAACACTGTACTAATCAAATCCATTCTTGACACCAATATTACTGCCGGAAATGCTTTAAACTTTATCTTCACGGTTCTGGTAAATGCCAACGTTCCAACTGGGTCAATTTTCCAGAATCAGGCCAATATTTCCTTTTCATCAATGCCAGCAGGATATGATAATGCCCGTAATTACACCAACAAATCCAATGTGGTTAATATCAACACCGTTACACCGGGAATTAGTAAAACTGTAATCAACACTTCTGAACCTGATTCTACCACACCAAATGTGATGGTGGGAGAAGTGGTTACATATCAGTTTGTGTTCACAGTCCCAGAAGGTGAAACATTCAACGTATCCCTAATTGATAATTTGTTATCAAGTTTAGGGTATAATACTGGAACTGCATTTATTAAAAGAAGTGATGCCAACATCATAGCTTCCGGATTTGACTTTGGAAGTTCAGTTGATGAATTTTTAACCATCAACCCCACTTCATTTTCACCCTTGACTTTCTACCTTGGTAATGTAACTTACCTGGGAGGTCAGGGCCTTAAAAATGGAACCATAACTCTAATATTTAATACCACAGTCCTGAACATAGCTGGGAACCAGGCAGGTACAAAAATACCCAACAACGCCACACTGAGTTTTACCAATGCAACTGGAGGAAATCGCAATGTGACAGGGGTATGTCCCACCACATTGAATGTGATTGTTCCTCAGATATCATCTACCAAAACAGCAAACCAGACCATATTAACTAATTCGGACACAGCAACCTTCAATATACAGATCCGAAACAACAACATCACCAATGGGGCTCCGGTTTATGATTTGATCATCATTGATCCCCTGAATGGTTTCACCATGGATTACCTCCACATGATAATCACCCCCAGCGACCCATCCATAATTTTCACCAATTACTCCACTGCAAATTTAATCAATATAACAGTAAGCAAACTGAACCCTGGCCAGTACCTGAACATAACCTACAATGCCACAGTCAAACCTGAAGTTGTATTCAATACCACACTGAACAACACGGTTAACGCCACTGGAACCACACTACCCGGGCCCCACGGTACAAACAACGCCACCCCTGGAAATCCGGGTACATCAACTGGTGAGCGAACTGGAGACCCCACACAACCCGCAGGCCCAGTTAACAATATAAATACCACAGTAACAGCTCCTGTGACTACCAGAGCACCTCGTGTGTCTAAAACAGTTAATGGGGTCGAAACTGTGAATTTGACCATAGGAGAAACAGCCACTGAATCCATAAACATAAACTTACCAGTTGGAAGTACAACTGAACTTAAAATAATTGATGTTATGCCTAATGGTCTGGGAATAAATGGAGGAATAAACGGATTTACATATACTACAACAGCTGGTGTAACTGTTAACCAGTTCTTGGTAACTTATCTCGGTGGAAACACTTACCAGATAAGCTTTGGAAATGTAACCATAACCCAGGAAGGGAATATAACCATAAACTACACAGTACAGGTCCAGAATGTCAATGAAAACTACAATGGCCAGAACCTGGTTAACAATGCCACATTATACTACAATAATCAAACCGGACAGGGTGTTAACGGAGGATCAGACACAGCCACAGTACATGTTGTTGAACCCAACCTGCAGATAACCAAAACACCAAGCAAAACTAACCTGAACGTTGGGGAAGAGTTCACCTATGCCATTAATGTTACACACACCCCTTCCAGCACATCAGATGCATATAACATTACAATAACCGATGTGATACCTTCCGGACTTCATTATGTTACAGGTTCAGCTGTTTTACCATCTGGATGGATTTTAAATGTTTCAGGAAATACTTTAATCTTTACTACATCCAGTTTAACCCTGATAAGTCACAGTGCCACTTTGCTCTTCAACTGCACAGTGGACAACAACTATCTGCTGGCGGGTGGAAACATCACCAACACTGCCAATTTGAACTACACATCACTACCTGCTGGTGGAAGAAATTACACCACCAATAACAGCACCCAGATACATGTTATAGGTGCTGATCTGGAAGTACGGAAAAATGGAGATGCCCAGGTAAATGCAGGAGAACAGGTGACTTACACCATAACCGTTACTAACAAAGGCCCGGATACAGCAGTAAACGCAGTTTTAACCGATACTATACTGGCATCATGGTTTAACATGCTTATTCACCCACAATACTCTGTGAATTCAGGATCTTGGGCCGATATTCTATCTAACTCATTCACTATATCCTTAGGTAACTTAACTCCTGGAAACATCACCACTATCCTGATAAGGGCAACAGTAAACGCTTCAGCACCCGCAGGAATCTTGAACAACACTGCCAATGTAACTTCAAACACCACCGATCCAAACCCAAATAATAACAACAGCACAGCCACAACCAACGTAACTCAAAGTTCAGAATTAACATTAATCAAATCAAATAATCCAACCGGCACAGTAATAGCTGGAAATAATCTGATTTATACTCTAACATTAACCAATAGTGGCCCAAGTGTGGCCAGGGATGTGATTTTAAGGGATGACACGTTGTCTTCATGGTTAACCAACACATACTACCAGTACAGTCTCAATGGAATTAGCTGGAGTGGATGGACCCTATTCACCGGGCCACTGGTTTTAGATGTCACGAACATTATTGGAGGGCCAATGAATGTGAGCCAGGTGTTCTGGGTAATGATAAACAGTACGGTGAATGCATCCACACCCAACGGAACAACCCTCCTCAACAATGCAACCGCCAATAGTTCAACCAGTTCCCACAATGTAACTTCCAACACAGTAAACAACACTGTAGAAACCATGGCAACATTAAATGTAACCAAAACAGCACCAGAAACAGTCATTGCTGGAGGAAGCAGTCCAATCATCTACACCATCACTGTGACCAATAACGGTCCTAGTGATGCTCTTAATGTTAAAGTCAGTG